A stretch of the Haliaeetus albicilla chromosome 17, bHalAlb1.1, whole genome shotgun sequence genome encodes the following:
- the MFSD4B gene encoding sodium-dependent glucose transporter 1 — protein sequence MRGGGAVRLAVRSGRWCPAPSARGAMAGAERKKHVRFAAPGGGETAAAAAGPRLPAAPQAEVAVTGGGWRCGEGAALRWCISGALCAAFLGLGMSIAVLGPTFQNLAANVHKNVSDIYYIFVGRSLGYLGGSVLGGVLFDSMNAHLLLALSMFGTTVGLYGIPWCKKSLLLTVLMSVIGASMGILDTGGNVLALNTWGAEAGPHMQALHFSFAVGAFVAPILAKMALGGSESKDLLPVAEKTNQSVLRSVPAASAASAASALKHHLGADFLWSYVVIGTYLLLVSFFFFILYSKGSSARDKSKASLQKCMFAKYHYALIILLFVFFFCYVGAEVTYGSYIFTYAKVFADMKENEAAALNSVFWGAFAACRGVAIFCAACLYPGTMILLSIIGSAASSSCLAFFARYPASLWVGTAVYGASMATIFPSGISWIEQYTVVQGKSASLFVIGAALGEMCIPAVVGYLQGRFHHVPVVMYTALVTSAMTVMLFPLMYKLANSPGESDLKEMSESEDRKALLSNSGLNEDEEDEEDAGEWNEADFEVIEMNDTLRNSVIETSRKIPGDSPAKVSLQPHLDNVLRDSPVVAGGSPGRKNVNVDREKND from the exons ATgcgagggggcggggccgtCCGTCTCGCGGTCCGCAGCGGCCGTTGGTGCCCGGCGCCGTCGGCGCGAGGAGCCATGGCCGGCGCCGAGCGGAAGAAGCACGTCCGGTTCGCCGCCCCGGGCGGGGGGgagacggcggcggcggcggcgggtccgCGCCTCCCCGCCGCGCCGCAGGCGGAGGTGGCCGTGACCGGCGGCGGCTGGCGGTGCGGGGAGGGAGCCGCGCTGCGGTGGTGCATCTCCGGGGCGCTGTGCGCGGCCTTCCTGGGGCTG GGGATGAGCATCGCGGTGCTGGGGCCCACCTTCCAGAACCTGGCCGCCAACGTCCACAAGAACGTCAGCGACATCTACTACATCTTCGTGGGACGGTCCTTGGGCTACCTGGGGGGGTCGGTGCTCGGGGGGGTGCTCTTCGACTCCATGAACGCCCACCTCCTCCTCG CATTATCCATGTTTGGAACAACAGTTGGTCTTTATGGGATACCCTGGTGTAAGAAATCCCTGCTGTTAACTGTCTTGATGTCAGTTATTGGAGCTTCCATGGGAATTCTAGACACAG GTGGCAATGTACTGGCACTGAATAcctggggagcagaggctgGGCCACACATGCAGGCCTTACACTTCAGTTTTGCTGTCGGTGCGTTTGTGGCTCCGATCCTGGCTAAAATGGCCTTGGGAGGCTCCGAATCTAAAGACCTTCTTCCAGTAGCTGAAAAGACAAACCAGTCTGTCCTGAGGTCTGTGCCAGCAGCATCAGCTGCATCAGCTGCATCAGCACTGAAACACCATCTTGGTGCAGATTTTTTGTGGTCCTATGTTGTCATAGGGACCTATCTTCTGttagtttctttcttcttttttattttgtattcaaAGGGCAGCTCAGCTCGAGACAAATCAAAGGCTTCTCTGCAGAAGTGCATGTTTGCCAAATACCACTACGCTCTTATTATTCTCCTGTTCGTATTCTTCTTCTGCTATGTGGGAGCAGAGGTCACTTACGGCTCTTACATATTTACTTATGCAAAGGTCTTTGCTGACATGAAAGAAAACGAAGCAGCCGCTTTGAATTCTGTCTTCTGGGGCGCGTTTGCCGCTTGCAGAGGAGTGGCAATATTCTGTGCTGCTTGCTTGTACCCTGGCACCATGATCCTGCTGAGTATCATCggctctgctgcctcctcttcgTGCTTGGCCTTCTTTGCGAGGTACCCAGCTTCGCTGTGGGTTGGAACCGCTGTGTACGGCGCGTCGATGGCTACCATCTTTCCCAGCGGCATTTCCTGGATAGAACAGTACACGGTCGTGCAAGGAAAATCGGCTTCTCTCTTTGTGATCGGCGCCGCGCTGGGCGAGATGTGCATTCCGGCCGTGGTGGGGTATCTTCAAGGAAGGTTTCACCACGTTCCCGTGGTGATGTACACTGCCTTGGTGACTTCTGCAATGACAGTTATGCTCTTCCCTCTGATGTACAAATTGGCCAACTCTCCCGGTGAGAGTGACTTGAAAGAAATGAGTGAGAGCGAGGACCGGAAAGCTTTGTTGTCAAACTCGGGGCTTAATGAGGATGAAGAAGATGAGGAGGATGCGGGAGAGTGGAACGAAGCAGACTTTGAGGTAATAGAAATGAATGACACGCTGAGAAACTCTGTGATAGAGACCTCCCGTAAGATACCAGGGGACTCTCCAGCCAAAGTCTCGCTCCAGCCCCATCTGGACAATGTACTGCGCGATTCTCCAGTGGTTGCTGGTGGCTCCCCTGGGAGGAAAAACGTGAATGTTGACCGGGAGAAGAATGATTAA